The genome window ATGAAAGAGGAATGATTATGCAACCTTTCGTGATACTGAGGCGGGGCGTATTCATCCTCTGTGGTGGATTGATGTTGGTGGGCACTAGCAACGCCTTTGACCTCATTGATGCCTATCGTCTGGCCAAAACCGAGGATGCTACCTATTTGGCTGCTCAAGCAACCGCCGATGCGGCGCGGGAGCTTGTGCCTCAAGCCCGGGCGGGACTTTTGCCGCAGATTTCCGCCTCTGCAACGCGCAGTCGCAACGATACCGACCAAACCTCACCAGGTTTTTTGGGTGGTATCACCCATCGCCAATATGACTATATGGCCAAAAGTGCTGCCCTTAACCTACGTCAGCCGTTGTTAAGACTTAGTAATGTTGCGAATTATTCTCAGGCAAAGGCCCAGGTGGCGGCAGCAGAAGCCACGTTAGAAAAAGATACCCAGACCTTGGCGCTACGTGTAGCTAGTGCATACTTCAATACGCTCATCATCCGTGAGAAGTTGGAAAGTGTACGCGCCCAGATCGATGCCTATGCGGGACAATTAGCAGTGGCCGAACGCGCCTTTGCAACTGGTTTTGGCACACGAACCGACATTGACGATGCCAAGGCACATTTTGATATGACAACTGCCCAAGAGATCGAGGAAAGAAATAATCTAGCAGGGGCCGAACGCACCCTTGCGGGTCTATTGAATCAGTCGATTTCCTCCGAGGCATTGGCCCGTATTGATGCCAAACGCCTGCCGCTGCAATTGCCAGATCCGGACAATCTCAATCATTGGATATCTCAAGCGGAAGAACAAAATCCAGAACTACACGCCATGCGCTCGAACATGGAGGTAGCCGAACGCGAGGTAGATAAATGGCGCGCCTCACATCTACCGACAATTGATCTGGTGGCAAGTCGTAGTAATAGCGATAGCGATAGCAACACTATTATCGGTAGCAGCTACTGGACCTCTAGTATTGGACTGCAATTGAATATGCCCATCTATGTGGGGGGCCAGGTCAATTCAGCGATTCAACAGGCACGGGCCAATCTGGAAAAGACACGCCAGCAGTACGAAGCAGCTCGCCGCCAACTCGGTATTGAGGTAGCCAAACAATTTGGTGCGGTAGAACAAGGTATCGCACGTATCAAAGCGTTGGAGCAAGCACTACGCTCGGCCGAACAGGCCGTGCAATCGACCCGCAAGGGGGTACAAGCCGGGACGCGTAATAGTGTTGATGTGTTGAATACCTTGCAACAGCTTTCCGCTGCCCGTTTCGAACTTGCCCAGGCCCGGGCAACTTATTCCTTTGGGTGGTTAAATCTCAAAGCCGCTGCTGGTGTGCTTGCCGAGCAAGATGTTATTGAAGTCAATGGTTGGTTGACTCCCTCAACGGTTTCGGGAAAGGTTACACGGTAGTCATATTTAAATAAGAGTCACCGGATCGAGCCATCCCTATGATATAACGGGCGGCAGTCTCTCCGTAAATAAGAGACAATGATTAGTTTCCTGAGAGACGATTACGTTATAGTTACTAACCTGCGCGTTGGTTAGGGGACAAGCAAGTAAAAATAATCTATTATTA of Gammaproteobacteria bacterium contains these proteins:
- a CDS encoding outer membrane protein, protease secretion system, whose product is MQPFVILRRGVFILCGGLMLVGTSNAFDLIDAYRLAKTEDATYLAAQATADAARELVPQARAGLLPQISASATRSRNDTDQTSPGFLGGITHRQYDYMAKSAALNLRQPLLRLSNVANYSQAKAQVAAAEATLEKDTQTLALRVASAYFNTLIIREKLESVRAQIDAYAGQLAVAERAFATGFGTRTDIDDAKAHFDMTTAQEIEERNNLAGAERTLAGLLNQSISSEALARIDAKRLPLQLPDPDNLNHWISQAEEQNPELHAMRSNMEVAEREVDKWRASHLPTIDLVASRSNSDSDSNTIIGSSYWTSSIGLQLNMPIYVGGQVNSAIQQARANLEKTRQQYEAARRQLGIEVAKQFGAVEQGIARIKALEQALRSAEQAVQSTRKGVQAGTRNSVDVLNTLQQLSAARFELAQARATYSFGWLNLKAAAGVLAEQDVIEVNGWLTPSTVSGKVTR